In the Acidimicrobiales bacterium genome, CGGGTTCGACATCGTGGCCCGCAACGCCCCGGGCGGCGCCCGCCCCCGGGCGGGCAGCATCCAGCGCCGCCTGCCCTCCCAGGCCCACCGGCTGGTGCCGCTGCTGTTGTCGGTGCAGACCCCGGTGGTCTGCGTGGTCCGGGGATGGGCGGCGGGCATCGGCCTCAACCTCGCCCTCGCCGCCGACGTCACCGTGGCCGCCGCCGACGCCCGCTTCTGGGCGCCGTTCGTCGAGCGGGGCTTCACCCCCGACAGCGGCGCCACGTGGATGCTGCCGCGTCGCGTGGGCGAGGTTCGGGCCCGCGACATGCTGCTGCTCGGGCGGGTCGTCGACGGTACCGAGGCCGAGGCGTGGGGGCTCGTCCACCGCGCCGTCGCCGGGGACGACCTCGACGCCGCCGCCGCGGAGGTCGTCGAGCGCCTGGCGACGGGCCCGACCGTGGCCCTCGGCCTGACGAAGTGGCTGCTCCACAGCGGGGCCACCACCCCCCTCGACCACCACCTCCGCGACGAGGCGTTCGCCATGGAGCTGGCGTCGCGCAGCGAGGACTTCCGGGAGGGCCTGGCCGCGTTCGGGGAGAAGCGGTCGCCCGAGTACCGGGGGCGGTAGCGGTGACCGTGACGACAGGGGTGGACGAGGCCCACCTGGCCGTGCCGCCGGGGGCGACGGTCGACGAGGCGGTGCCGGCCGCTCGGGCCTGGGTCGAGGCCAACGTCCCGGCTGCGTGGCGGGAGGCGGTCGCCCGCGGTGGGCTCGCCGCCCTCCGCGCCGCCAGGCCCTTCGCCGACTATCGATCGTGGTATCCCACCTTCGCCCGCTCGGGCCTGGCTGTGGCCACCTGGCCGGTGGCCTACGGCGGGCTCGACCTCGCCCCCGCCGTGGCCCGGGCGGTCGAGGCCGAGCTGGCGCCCTACAACCTCGGGCGCCTGAACCCCCTCGGGCTCAACCTCGCCGCGCCCGCCCTGTTCGCCCACGGCACCGAGGAGCAACGCCTCCGCTTCCTCCCGCCGATGGTGCGCAACGACGAGGTGTGGTGCCAGCTCTTCAGCGAGCCCGGCGCCGGCTCCGACCTCGCGTCGCTGGCCTGCCGGGCCGAGTGGTCCGACGACGACGGCGGCCGGTGGCTGCTCACCGGGCAGAAGGTCTGGAGCACCTGGGCCCACGAGGCCGACTTCGGTGTGATCCTGGCCCGCACCGACCCGGACCGACCCAAACGGCAGGGCCTCACCTACTTCCTGGTCGACCTCCACCAGCCCGGCGTCGAGGTGCGACCGCTGCGTCACATCACCGGCGAGGTGGACTTCAACGAGACGTTCCTCGACGGTGCCGTCGTCCCCGACGCCCAGCGGGTGGGGGCGATCGGCGACGGCTGGAAGGTCGCCAACGCCACGCTCTCGGGCGAGCGTCAGATGGTCGCCGGCGCCGGCTCGGGGGGCGTCGACCGCATCGGCGGATCGGGCGCCGAGCACCTCGTCGCGCTCGCCCGGGCCCGCAGTGCGTCGGGCCGCCCCGGCGGCTGGGACGACCCCGTCGTCCGCCAGGAGGTCGTGCGTCTCCTCAGCGAGGAGCGCATCCGGGGCTGGACCAACCAGCGCGTGCGCGCCGGTCTGAAGGCCGGTCGTTCGCCGGGCCCGGAGAGCTCGATCGGCAAGGTCCACCAGGGCTCGCTCAACCAGCGCGTCCAGGCCCTCGCCGTCGACCTGCTGGGAGCGCCGTCGCTCGCGTGGGAGGCGGGCCCCGGCCCGGCCGCCCCCGCCGGCCCCGCGGGGTACGGCGCGCGCCTGCCGCGCGAGGTGAAGGGCTTCCTGCGCAGCCGGGCCAACACCATCGA is a window encoding:
- a CDS encoding enoyl-CoA hydratase-related protein, with the translated sequence MSTDPYAGCPGLVVALGDGVLRLTVDRPERRNALDDDVVAALIDAIDAAGRDEAVRTIVLTGAGEHFCSGFDIVARNAPGGARPRAGSIQRRLPSQAHRLVPLLLSVQTPVVCVVRGWAAGIGLNLALAADVTVAAADARFWAPFVERGFTPDSGATWMLPRRVGEVRARDMLLLGRVVDGTEAEAWGLVHRAVAGDDLDAAAAEVVERLATGPTVALGLTKWLLHSGATTPLDHHLRDEAFAMELASRSEDFREGLAAFGEKRSPEYRGR
- a CDS encoding acyl-CoA dehydrogenase family protein — protein: MTTGVDEAHLAVPPGATVDEAVPAARAWVEANVPAAWREAVARGGLAALRAARPFADYRSWYPTFARSGLAVATWPVAYGGLDLAPAVARAVEAELAPYNLGRLNPLGLNLAAPALFAHGTEEQRLRFLPPMVRNDEVWCQLFSEPGAGSDLASLACRAEWSDDDGGRWLLTGQKVWSTWAHEADFGVILARTDPDRPKRQGLTYFLVDLHQPGVEVRPLRHITGEVDFNETFLDGAVVPDAQRVGAIGDGWKVANATLSGERQMVAGAGSGGVDRIGGSGAEHLVALARARSASGRPGGWDDPVVRQEVVRLLSEERIRGWTNQRVRAGLKAGRSPGPESSIGKVHQGSLNQRVQALAVDLLGAPSLAWEAGPGPAAPAGPAGYGARLPREVKGFLRSRANTIEGGTTEVNKNILGERVLGLPREADPWQGSPWREIPRSG